In a genomic window of Comamonadaceae bacterium OTU4NAUVB1:
- a CDS encoding DHA2 family efflux MFS transporter permease subunit: MNTLPYPPPPPPPAVDPRRGRLIAFLVAAAFFMENLDATVITTAVPAMAESFGVAPVALSVGISAYLLALAVFIPVSGWVADRFGARRVFGGAVLLFTLASVACGLSESLPVFVAARVAQGIGGALMVPVGRLVVLRATPKRDLVKAIATLTWPGLAAPVLGPPLGGWIASTWSWHWIFFLNVPLGAVALVLALRWIDDAPGRRRPFDGIGFAASGIGLAALMYGLDLWSHATVDRPRALAFTLGGLGALAFALWHLRRAAHPLVDLSAFGVRTFRVSVVGGSLFRIAISTAPFLLPLMFQLAFGLGMVTSGFLMLALFAGNLGMKPATGFVLRRLGFRGALRVNGVLVALGFVACAMLSPTTPLPAMVAVLVFCGMCRSMQFTALNTLAFCDTNPAQTSGATTLYSMFQQLGAGIGIAFGAIALNVTERFTGHAGHPGVLDFRIALGAVAVLALLALIDMARLPPDAGEEVVRRRATAAE, encoded by the coding sequence ATGAACACCCTGCCCTACCCACCGCCCCCGCCACCGCCCGCCGTCGATCCGCGGCGCGGCCGCCTGATCGCCTTCCTGGTGGCCGCCGCGTTCTTCATGGAGAACCTCGACGCCACCGTCATCACCACGGCGGTGCCGGCGATGGCGGAGAGCTTCGGCGTGGCGCCGGTGGCGCTGTCGGTGGGCATCAGCGCCTACCTGCTGGCGCTGGCGGTGTTCATCCCGGTGAGCGGCTGGGTGGCCGATCGCTTCGGCGCGCGCCGGGTGTTCGGCGGCGCGGTGCTGCTGTTCACGCTGGCCTCGGTCGCCTGCGGGCTCTCCGAGAGCCTGCCGGTGTTCGTCGCCGCCCGCGTCGCGCAGGGCATCGGCGGCGCGCTGATGGTGCCGGTGGGCCGGCTGGTGGTGCTGCGCGCCACCCCCAAGCGCGACCTGGTCAAGGCCATCGCCACGCTGACCTGGCCGGGCCTGGCCGCGCCGGTGCTGGGGCCGCCCCTGGGCGGCTGGATCGCCAGCACCTGGAGCTGGCACTGGATCTTCTTCCTCAACGTGCCGCTGGGCGCCGTGGCGCTGGTGCTGGCGCTGCGCTGGATCGACGACGCGCCGGGGCGGCGGCGACCCTTCGACGGCATCGGTTTCGCGGCCAGCGGCATCGGCCTGGCGGCGTTGATGTACGGGCTCGACCTGTGGAGCCACGCCACGGTCGACCGGCCGCGTGCCCTCGCCTTCACGCTCGGCGGGCTGGGCGCGCTGGCGTTCGCGCTGTGGCACCTGCGGCGCGCGGCGCATCCGCTGGTCGATCTGTCGGCCTTCGGCGTGCGCACGTTCCGCGTGTCGGTGGTCGGCGGCTCGCTGTTCCGCATCGCGATCAGCACGGCGCCGTTCCTGCTGCCGCTGATGTTCCAGCTCGCCTTCGGGCTGGGCATGGTGACCTCCGGCTTCCTGATGCTGGCGCTGTTCGCGGGCAACCTGGGCATGAAGCCAGCCACGGGTTTCGTGCTGCGGCGCCTGGGGTTCCGCGGCGCGTTGCGGGTCAACGGCGTGCTGGTGGCGCTCGGCTTCGTGGCCTGCGCGATGCTCTCGCCGACCACGCCGCTGCCGGCGATGGTGGCCGTGCTGGTGTTCTGCGGCATGTGCCGCTCGATGCAGTTCACCGCGCTCAACACGCTCGCCTTCTGCGACACCAACCCCGCGCAGACCAGCGGCGCGACGACGCTCTACAGCATGTTCCAGCAGCTCGGCGCGGGCATCGGTATCGCCTTCGGCGCCATCGCGCTGAACGTCACCGAGCGCTTCACCGGCCACGCCGGCCACCCGGGCGTGCTGGACTTCCGCATCGCGCTGGGCGCGGTGGCGGTGCTGGCGCTGCTGGCCCTGATCGACATGGCGCGGCTGCCGCCGGACGCCGGCGAGGAAGTGGTCAGGCGGCGCGCGACAGCGGCGGAATGA
- a CDS encoding SDR family oxidoreductase encodes MSHKALVIGISGVIGRALSEHLLAEGWTVHGLSRGRTAVPEGCLPLVADLTRPDELRAALEGLDVNRVFFTAWARQATEQENIRVNGAMVSNVLDAIGPSLKGGHAALVTGLKHYLGPFEAYATGAVPITPFREEQGRQAVDNFYYEQEDRLFDAAARHGFTWSVHRPHTIIGYAVGNAMNMGVTLAAYATLCRETGQPFVFPGSAAQWSGLTDMTDARLLAHHLRWAATSEAARDQDFNVVDGDVFRWEWMWPRIAGRFGIEAAPFDGVVRPLAERMGDDAVAAWADIARRHGLREADLGKLASWWHTDADLGRPMEVLADMGKSRKAGFTGYQSTPDAFDDLFARLEAERIIPPLSRAA; translated from the coding sequence ATGTCCCACAAAGCCCTCGTCATCGGCATCAGCGGCGTCATCGGCCGTGCGCTCTCCGAACACCTGCTCGCCGAAGGCTGGACGGTCCACGGCCTCTCGCGCGGGCGCACCGCCGTGCCCGAAGGCTGTCTGCCGCTCGTCGCCGACCTGACCCGGCCCGACGAGCTGCGCGCCGCGCTCGAAGGCCTCGACGTTAATCGCGTGTTCTTCACCGCCTGGGCCCGCCAGGCCACCGAGCAGGAGAACATTCGCGTCAACGGCGCGATGGTGAGCAACGTGCTCGACGCCATCGGTCCGTCGTTGAAGGGCGGCCACGCGGCGCTGGTCACCGGCCTGAAGCACTACCTCGGCCCGTTCGAGGCCTACGCCACGGGCGCCGTGCCCATCACGCCGTTCCGCGAGGAGCAGGGCCGCCAGGCGGTCGACAATTTCTACTACGAGCAGGAAGACCGCCTGTTCGACGCCGCCGCGCGCCACGGCTTCACCTGGAGCGTGCACCGCCCGCACACCATCATCGGCTACGCCGTGGGCAACGCGATGAACATGGGCGTGACGCTGGCGGCCTACGCCACGCTGTGCCGCGAGACCGGGCAGCCCTTCGTCTTCCCGGGCTCGGCCGCGCAGTGGAGCGGCCTGACCGACATGACCGATGCCCGCCTGCTGGCCCACCACCTGCGCTGGGCGGCGACCAGCGAAGCGGCGCGCGACCAGGACTTCAACGTCGTCGATGGCGACGTGTTCCGCTGGGAATGGATGTGGCCGCGCATCGCCGGGCGTTTCGGCATCGAGGCCGCGCCCTTCGACGGCGTGGTGCGCCCCCTGGCCGAGCGCATGGGCGACGACGCCGTCGCGGCCTGGGCCGACATCGCGCGGCGCCACGGCCTGCGCGAGGCCGACCTGGGCAAGCTGGCGTCGTGGTGGCACACCGACGCCGACCTGGGCCGGCCGATGGAGGTGCTCGCCGACATGGGCAAGAGCCGCAAGGCCGGCTTCACCGGCTACCAGAGCACGCCCGACGCCTTCGACGACCTGTTCGCGCGGCTGGAGGCCGAGCGGATCATTCCGCCGCTGTCGCGCGCCGCCTGA
- a CDS encoding FMN-binding negative transcriptional regulator: MYVSRHHALTDREAIFSLMETYALGAWVCPGQGSLAANHVPFVLDRDRGPFGTLIGHVARANDVWRALNGEAPSIVIFQGPQAYVTPGWYPGKQAHGKVVPTWDYAVVHAHGIAHAVEDAQWKRDMLERLTNRHEARQQAPWRIADAPASYIEQMSRAIVGIEIPIDRLEAKLKASQDEEMPDRLGTVAGLAAQAHGAGNAMGGLMRMAIEAETPAKG; this comes from the coding sequence ATGTACGTTTCCAGACACCATGCACTGACGGACCGCGAGGCCATCTTCTCGCTGATGGAGACGTATGCGCTGGGCGCCTGGGTCTGTCCCGGCCAGGGGAGTCTGGCAGCCAACCACGTTCCCTTCGTCCTCGATCGCGACAGGGGGCCTTTCGGCACGCTGATCGGCCACGTGGCCCGCGCCAATGACGTCTGGCGCGCGCTCAATGGCGAAGCGCCTTCGATCGTGATCTTCCAGGGACCGCAGGCCTACGTCACGCCCGGCTGGTACCCGGGCAAGCAGGCGCACGGAAAGGTCGTGCCCACCTGGGACTACGCCGTGGTCCATGCGCATGGCATCGCCCATGCCGTGGAAGATGCCCAGTGGAAGAGGGACATGCTGGAGCGATTGACGAATCGGCACGAGGCCCGGCAGCAAGCACCATGGCGCATCGCCGACGCGCCGGCCTCGTACATCGAGCAGATGTCGCGCGCCATCGTCGGCATCGAGATTCCCATCGATCGCCTCGAAGCGAAGCTCAAGGCGAGTCAGGACGAGGAGATGCCGGACAGGCTGGGGACGGTCGCCGGCCTCGCAGCGCAGGCGCATGGCGCCGGGAATGCGATGGGGGGCCTCATGCGCATGGCGATCGAGGCCGAAACCCCTGCGAAAGGCTGA
- a CDS encoding class I SAM-dependent methyltransferase: MTPPSQARHRPRALLLAGLLALACTGAVSQPETSAIQAPRRGQAGKDVVWIATPDAAVDRMLRMAEVGTTDRVVDLGSGDGRIAIAAGRDFGARATGLEFDPGLVELSNRRARETGVADRVDFQRADIFTAEFGDATVVTMYLLPELNLRLRPILFRMAPGTRVVSHSFAMGDWRPDETATVGSAVLHRWTVPANAAGVWRVRPTGASDARGMPAELRFTQRLQRLEGHASFGALSAGAVRPELTGEALVFGLRDSDGVLLRVRARITGDRMTGTLANDAGTVGSFEAERVDAAPPIEGVESTQAEREAAARVLD, translated from the coding sequence ATGACGCCCCCCTCCCAGGCACGCCATCGGCCTCGCGCTCTCCTCCTGGCCGGCCTGCTGGCGCTGGCCTGCACCGGCGCCGTGTCGCAGCCGGAAACCTCCGCCATCCAGGCGCCGCGCCGGGGCCAGGCCGGCAAGGACGTCGTCTGGATCGCGACACCGGACGCGGCGGTCGACCGGATGCTGCGGATGGCCGAGGTGGGGACGACCGACCGCGTGGTGGACCTGGGCTCGGGTGACGGGCGGATCGCCATCGCGGCGGGACGCGACTTCGGTGCGCGCGCGACCGGACTCGAGTTCGACCCGGGGCTGGTCGAGCTGTCCAACCGGCGCGCGCGCGAAACCGGCGTGGCCGATCGCGTCGACTTCCAGCGCGCGGACATCTTCACCGCCGAGTTCGGCGATGCCACCGTGGTCACGATGTACCTGTTGCCCGAACTCAACCTGCGCCTGCGACCCATCCTGTTCCGCATGGCACCCGGCACGCGCGTGGTCTCGCACTCCTTCGCCATGGGCGACTGGCGACCTGACGAGACAGCCACCGTCGGCAGCGCCGTGCTGCATCGATGGACGGTACCCGCCAACGCGGCCGGTGTCTGGCGGGTGCGTCCGACCGGCGCATCGGACGCTCGCGGCATGCCCGCCGAATTGAGGTTCACCCAGCGGTTGCAGCGGTTGGAAGGCCATGCGTCGTTCGGCGCGCTGAGTGCCGGCGCGGTGCGTCCCGAACTCACCGGCGAGGCCCTGGTCTTCGGCCTGCGCGACAGCGACGGCGTGCTGCTGCGCGTGCGGGCACGCATCACGGGCGACCGCATGACCGGCACGCTCGCGAACGACGCCGGCACGGTCGGATCGTTCGAAGCCGAGCGCGTGGACGCCGCCCCGCCCATCGAAGGCGTCGAATCGACCCAGGCCGAGCGCGAAGCCGCCGCCCGGGTGCTCGACTGA
- a CDS encoding ATP-binding protein — protein MNKPAYSEVEESHRQIVRNFELAAVMGVGNGFLPVYLAFAVAALLIIHPGVSQATSALWATLYLVYIAIRTIATSLYNDDIDHSLPDNVTQWRRFVLVSEFAHGAILGSLALIALPGLSPARQLVLTCFVLLVTTGAVVYVSAVLPALLVLISTALLPFVYAWEARPDALEIHVGWFLLVAWALNVLMSYIHHRAGSRFFLLAASNQTLVDDMEQKNRQLEAADRARVQLLAVTSHDLKQPVHAMRLVLAHVDEHEDVEVIKKNLDKLREISNLIAQMLMESMDLSTLEQQLPAKRLEAISLTTILRQLETSQEPIARRKGLGFDIQSDEEIWVRADASLLRRMLLNLISNAIKYTAAGGVRIECNVQYDNVVISVCDSGIGIPASRLDDIFHPYVRLESLITEKDGVGLGLAIVHRAAVIQGIDVHVASTVGVGSIFEVNVPLAEKRRETGDSDTRMPYSEPLPDTLIAVVDDDFYAREALVALLERWGYDTASGETLMDLKAVLNEERKPALVIADNHLSPIEFGPDVILELRNIYKDPLMMGIVMTGDPNVVLNDLPHVKLVHKPLDPVFLRSLVSQMTVKGKDQFFTR, from the coding sequence ATGAACAAACCGGCTTATTCCGAAGTCGAGGAAAGTCATCGACAGATCGTCAGGAATTTCGAGTTGGCGGCTGTGATGGGCGTGGGCAATGGGTTCCTGCCTGTTTATCTGGCGTTCGCCGTCGCGGCGCTCTTAATCATCCATCCCGGCGTTTCGCAAGCGACGTCCGCCCTGTGGGCCACCCTCTATCTCGTCTACATTGCCATCCGGACGATCGCGACCTCCCTCTACAACGACGACATCGATCATTCCTTGCCGGACAACGTGACGCAATGGCGGCGATTCGTGCTCGTTTCAGAATTTGCTCACGGCGCAATTCTCGGCAGCCTGGCGTTGATCGCGCTGCCCGGACTCAGTCCGGCGAGGCAACTCGTGCTGACATGTTTCGTCCTGCTCGTGACGACCGGCGCCGTCGTCTACGTGTCCGCGGTTCTTCCAGCCCTGCTCGTTCTGATTTCCACGGCGCTTCTCCCTTTCGTGTATGCCTGGGAAGCACGGCCGGACGCGTTGGAAATTCATGTGGGTTGGTTCCTGCTGGTCGCATGGGCCCTCAACGTGCTGATGAGCTACATCCATCACCGTGCCGGTTCCCGGTTCTTCCTGCTTGCCGCGAGCAATCAGACACTCGTCGATGACATGGAACAGAAGAACCGGCAATTGGAAGCGGCGGACCGCGCACGTGTGCAGTTGCTCGCCGTCACCAGCCACGATCTCAAGCAGCCTGTCCACGCGATGAGACTGGTTCTCGCACATGTCGATGAGCATGAGGACGTCGAAGTGATCAAGAAGAATCTTGACAAATTGCGTGAAATCTCGAATCTGATTGCTCAGATGCTGATGGAGTCGATGGACCTGAGCACGCTCGAACAACAACTTCCCGCCAAGCGACTCGAAGCCATTTCCCTTACAACGATCCTTCGCCAGCTCGAAACCAGCCAGGAGCCGATCGCGCGAAGAAAGGGACTGGGTTTCGATATCCAGTCCGACGAGGAAATATGGGTTCGAGCCGATGCCAGTCTGCTTCGGCGCATGCTCCTCAATCTCATCTCAAACGCCATCAAGTACACGGCCGCAGGAGGCGTGCGCATCGAATGCAACGTCCAGTACGACAACGTCGTGATCAGCGTCTGCGACAGCGGGATCGGCATTCCTGCGAGTCGTCTCGACGACATCTTCCATCCCTATGTTCGTCTGGAATCGCTGATCACGGAAAAAGACGGCGTCGGCCTGGGTCTGGCCATCGTTCATCGCGCCGCGGTCATACAAGGAATCGATGTTCATGTGGCGTCTACGGTTGGCGTGGGCTCGATATTCGAAGTCAATGTTCCACTGGCTGAAAAACGCAGGGAAACCGGTGACAGCGACACTCGCATGCCTTACAGCGAGCCGCTTCCGGATACCCTGATCGCCGTCGTCGATGACGATTTCTATGCGCGCGAGGCCCTGGTGGCACTGCTCGAGCGGTGGGGATACGACACGGCGAGCGGGGAAACGCTGATGGATCTCAAGGCCGTCCTGAACGAAGAACGGAAACCTGCGCTTGTCATTGCGGACAATCATTTGAGCCCGATCGAGTTCGGGCCGGATGTCATCTTGGAATTAAGAAATATTTACAAAGATCCTTTGATGATGGGAATCGTGATGACTGGCGATCCCAATGTGGTTCTCAACGATTTGCCTCATGTGAAGCTCGTCCATAAACCGCTGGATCCCGTGTTTTTGAGATCACTTGTATCTCAAATGACTGTCAAAGGAAAAGACCAGTTTTTCACGCGCTGA